Proteins from one Patescibacteria group bacterium genomic window:
- a CDS encoding V-type ATP synthase subunit K, translating into MTIGLALAILGAALAVGLAGIGSSLGVGISGEAASGVVSEDPEKFGKALLLQALPSTQGIYGFLGAIMAIQKVGLLGGGEFTITPEIGWQVLFACLPIAIAGLTSGWLQGKVSAAGMGVIAKKPSESGKPIIFSAMVETYAVIGLLATILLLNGITVS; encoded by the coding sequence ATGACTATTGGACTCGCATTAGCTATTCTCGGCGCCGCTTTAGCTGTTGGCTTAGCTGGCATTGGGTCATCTCTTGGCGTCGGCATTTCCGGTGAAGCTGCTTCCGGAGTAGTTTCCGAAGATCCGGAAAAATTCGGCAAAGCTCTACTTTTACAAGCTCTGCCTTCTACCCAGGGTATTTACGGCTTTTTAGGAGCTATTATGGCTATCCAAAAAGTGGGACTTCTGGGCGGCGGTGAATTTACTATCACTCCTGAAATCGGCTGGCAAGTTCTCTTTGCCTGTTTGCCTATTGCCATTGCCGGACTAACTTCTGGTTGGCTTCAAGGTAAAGTTTCGGCGGCTGGTATGGGCGTTATTGCCAAAAAACCCTCTGAATCCGGCAAACCGATTATTTTCTCAGCTATGGTAGAAACCTACGCTGTAATCGGTCTTTTGGCCACTATCCTCTTGCTCAACGGCATCACTGTCAGTTAA